The following are encoded together in the Streptomyces rapamycinicus NRRL 5491 genome:
- a CDS encoding GvpL/GvpF family gas vesicle protein, producing the protein MTEAATLTYAFAVCRGGDLTAPAEPFAELPGLGTGAPVRTVAAGPLTAVVQDVPAAGYDEEALRRRLSVGAELERCARAHHAVITAASALAPAVPLPLATVYLDDGRVREALGDRETSFLTALGRIAGRAEWGVKVYAPTGPPPAPAAVPAVVPAEGPGPGGNGRAYLDRVRTRQRGREQRHALALRAAERVDAAVRGLAVAARRLRPHGVEVTGKHRTHVLNAAYLLDLGRERELRAALASLRRDETDVQIELSGPWAPYSFADGGITDPGAAP; encoded by the coding sequence ATGACCGAGGCCGCCACCCTCACCTACGCCTTCGCGGTCTGCCGGGGCGGCGACCTCACCGCCCCGGCGGAACCGTTCGCGGAACTCCCCGGGCTCGGCACCGGCGCCCCCGTCCGTACGGTCGCGGCGGGCCCGCTCACCGCCGTGGTCCAGGACGTGCCCGCGGCCGGGTACGACGAGGAGGCGCTGCGGCGGCGGCTGTCCGTCGGCGCCGAGCTGGAGCGGTGCGCCCGCGCCCACCACGCGGTGATCACGGCGGCGTCGGCGCTGGCCCCGGCCGTTCCGCTGCCCCTGGCCACGGTCTATCTCGACGACGGCCGGGTACGCGAGGCCCTGGGCGACCGGGAGACGTCCTTCCTGACCGCCCTGGGCCGGATCGCGGGCCGGGCCGAATGGGGCGTCAAGGTCTACGCCCCCACGGGACCGCCGCCCGCCCCGGCAGCCGTCCCGGCGGTCGTCCCGGCGGAGGGTCCGGGCCCCGGCGGGAACGGCCGCGCCTATCTGGACCGCGTCCGCACCCGGCAGCGCGGCCGCGAACAGCGCCACGCTCTGGCGCTGCGGGCCGCCGAGCGGGTGGACGCCGCCGTCCGAGGGCTCGCCGTGGCCGCGCGCCGACTGCGTCCGCACGGCGTCGAGGTGACCGGGAAGCACCGCACCCATGTGCTGAACGCGGCCTACCTCCTCGACCTGGGCCGGGAGCGCGAACTGCGCGCCGCGCTAGCGTCGTTGCGCCGCGACGAGACGGACGTCCAGATCGAACTCTCCGGGCCGTGGGCGCCCTACTCCTTCGCCGACGGAGGAATCACGGACCCGGGGGCGGCCCCATGA
- a CDS encoding gas vesicle protein, which translates to MAERDPRPSPTKTSTRPRAPKPAEAARHACEQLASLIVHEPEGVSGVARHEDGWLVSVDVLEVARIPDTTSLLATYEVRIDERGELQEYRRVRRYRRGAADDC; encoded by the coding sequence ATGGCAGAGCGAGACCCGCGCCCATCGCCCACCAAGACGAGCACCCGGCCCCGAGCCCCCAAGCCGGCCGAGGCCGCCCGGCACGCGTGCGAACAGCTCGCCTCGCTGATCGTCCATGAGCCCGAGGGCGTCAGCGGGGTGGCCCGCCACGAGGACGGCTGGCTCGTCAGCGTGGACGTCCTCGAGGTCGCCCGGATCCCCGACACCACCAGCCTGCTGGCCACGTACGAGGTGCGCATCGACGAGCGGGGCGAGCTCCAGGAATACCGGAGGGTCCGCCGCTACCGGCGCGGTGCGGCCGACGACTGCTGA
- the mfd gene encoding transcription-repair coupling factor — protein sequence MSLTGLLDAVVRDPALAEAVRGAADGHRPHVDLVGPPAARPFAIAALARSAGRPVLAMTATGREAEDLAAALRSLLPPDRVVEYPSWETLPHERLSPRSDTVGRRLAVLRRLAHPSPDDPAAGPVSVVVAPVRSVLQPQVKGLGDLEPVSLRAGQTADLEEIVDGLAAAAYSRVELVEKRGEFAVRGGILDVFPPTEEHPLRIEFWGDDIEEIRYFKVADQRSLEVAEHGLWAPPCRELLLTDDVRERAAALAEAHPELGELLGKIAEGIAVEGMESLAPVLVDDMELLLDVLPAGSMTVVCEPERVRTRAADLVATSQEFLQASWAATAGGGEAPIDVGAASLWSIADVRDHARELGMMWWSVSPFAADEELTQTLAADAAGDTVKLGMHATESYRGDTARALADTKGWLADGWRTVYVTEGHGPASRTVEVLGGEGIAARLDGDLTEIKPSVVHVACGSIDYGFIDPALKLAVLTETDLSGQKAAGKDGARMPARRRKTIDPLTLEAGDFIVHEQHGVGRYIEMVQRTVQGATREYLVVEYAPAKRGQPGDRLFVPTDQLEQVTKYVGGEAPTLHRLGGADWTKTKARAKKAVKEIAADLIKLYSARMAAPGHAFGADTPWQRELEDAFPYAETPDQLTTIAEVKEDMEKSVPMDRLICGDVGYGKTEIAVRAAFKAVQDGKQVAVLVPTTLLVQQHFGTFGERYGQFPVNVRALSRFQTDTEAKAVLEGLRDGAVDIVIGTHRLFSSETKFKDLGLVIVDEEQRFGVEHKEQLKKLRANVDVLTMSATPIPRTLEMAVTGIREMSTITTPPEERHPVLTFVGPYEQKQIGAAIRRELLREGQVFYIHNRVESIDRAAARLREIVPEARIATAHGQMSEGALEQVVVDFWEKKFDVLVSTTIVESGIDISNANTLIVERGDNFGLSQLHQLRGRVGRGRERGYAYFLYPPEKPLTETAHERLATIAQHTEMGAGMYVAMKDLEIRGAGNLLGGEQSGHIAGVGFDLYVRMVGEAVADYRASIEGGEEEEAPLEVKIELPVDAHVPHDYAPGERLRLQAYRAIASAGSEDDIRAVREELTDRYGKLPEPVENLLLVAGLRLLARACGVTDITLQGSNIRFSPVELRESQELRLKRLYQRSIIKPATKQVLVPRPSTARIGGKPLVGRELLAWTGEFLTSILGS from the coding sequence ATGAGCCTCACCGGTCTGCTCGACGCCGTCGTAAGGGACCCCGCGCTCGCCGAGGCGGTGCGCGGCGCCGCCGATGGCCATCGCCCCCACGTCGATCTGGTCGGCCCGCCCGCCGCCCGTCCGTTCGCCATCGCCGCGCTGGCGCGCTCCGCGGGCCGTCCCGTGCTCGCGATGACGGCCACCGGCCGGGAGGCGGAGGACCTGGCGGCGGCGCTGCGCTCGCTGCTGCCGCCGGACCGGGTGGTGGAGTACCCGTCCTGGGAGACGCTGCCGCACGAGCGGCTCTCCCCGCGCTCGGACACGGTCGGGCGGCGCCTGGCGGTGCTGCGCAGGCTGGCCCATCCGAGCCCGGACGACCCGGCGGCCGGTCCCGTATCGGTCGTGGTCGCGCCCGTACGGTCGGTGCTCCAGCCGCAGGTCAAGGGGCTCGGTGACCTGGAGCCGGTGAGCCTGCGGGCCGGGCAGACCGCCGATCTGGAGGAGATCGTGGACGGGCTCGCGGCCGCCGCGTACTCCCGGGTCGAACTGGTCGAGAAGCGCGGCGAGTTCGCCGTGCGCGGCGGCATCCTGGACGTCTTCCCGCCGACCGAGGAGCATCCGCTCCGGATCGAGTTCTGGGGCGACGACATCGAGGAGATCCGCTACTTCAAGGTGGCCGATCAGCGGTCCCTGGAGGTCGCCGAGCACGGGCTGTGGGCCCCGCCCTGCCGGGAGCTGCTGCTGACCGACGACGTACGGGAGCGGGCCGCGGCCCTCGCCGAGGCCCATCCCGAGCTGGGCGAGCTGCTCGGCAAGATCGCCGAGGGGATCGCGGTCGAGGGCATGGAGTCCCTGGCCCCGGTCCTGGTGGACGACATGGAGCTGCTGCTGGACGTCCTCCCGGCGGGCAGCATGACGGTCGTCTGCGAGCCGGAGCGGGTGCGCACCCGGGCGGCGGACCTGGTGGCCACCAGCCAGGAGTTCCTCCAGGCGTCCTGGGCGGCCACCGCCGGGGGAGGAGAGGCCCCGATCGACGTCGGCGCGGCCTCCCTGTGGAGCATCGCGGACGTCCGCGACCACGCCCGTGAGCTGGGCATGATGTGGTGGTCGGTGAGCCCCTTCGCGGCCGATGAGGAGCTGACGCAGACACTTGCCGCTGACGCGGCGGGCGACACCGTGAAGCTCGGCATGCACGCCACCGAGAGCTACCGAGGCGACACCGCCCGGGCGCTGGCCGACACCAAGGGCTGGCTGGCCGACGGCTGGCGCACGGTCTATGTGACCGAGGGCCACGGCCCAGCCTCCCGCACCGTCGAGGTACTCGGCGGCGAGGGGATCGCGGCCCGGCTGGACGGCGACCTCACCGAGATCAAGCCGTCCGTGGTGCATGTGGCCTGCGGCTCGATCGACTACGGCTTCATCGACCCGGCCCTGAAGCTGGCCGTGCTGACCGAGACGGATCTGTCCGGGCAGAAGGCCGCGGGCAAGGACGGGGCGCGGATGCCCGCGCGCCGCCGTAAGACGATCGATCCGCTCACCCTCGAGGCGGGCGACTTCATCGTCCACGAGCAGCACGGCGTGGGCCGCTACATCGAGATGGTGCAGCGCACCGTCCAGGGCGCCACCCGCGAGTATCTGGTGGTGGAGTACGCCCCGGCCAAGCGCGGCCAGCCCGGCGACCGGCTCTTCGTCCCCACCGACCAGCTGGAGCAGGTCACCAAGTACGTGGGCGGCGAGGCGCCGACCCTGCACCGGCTCGGCGGCGCCGACTGGACCAAGACCAAGGCGCGCGCCAAGAAGGCCGTCAAGGAGATCGCCGCCGACCTGATCAAGCTCTACTCGGCCCGGATGGCGGCGCCCGGCCATGCCTTCGGCGCGGACACCCCGTGGCAGCGCGAGCTGGAGGACGCGTTCCCGTACGCGGAGACCCCCGACCAGCTCACCACCATCGCCGAGGTCAAGGAGGACATGGAGAAGTCGGTTCCGATGGACCGGCTGATCTGCGGCGACGTCGGCTACGGCAAGACCGAGATCGCGGTCCGCGCGGCCTTCAAGGCGGTCCAGGACGGCAAGCAGGTGGCGGTGCTCGTGCCCACGACCCTGCTGGTCCAGCAGCACTTCGGCACCTTCGGCGAGCGGTACGGCCAGTTCCCCGTCAACGTCAGGGCGCTCTCCCGCTTCCAGACCGACACCGAGGCCAAGGCGGTGCTCGAGGGGCTGCGGGACGGCGCGGTCGACATCGTCATCGGCACCCACCGGCTCTTCTCCTCCGAAACCAAGTTCAAGGACCTGGGCCTGGTCATCGTGGACGAGGAGCAGCGCTTCGGCGTCGAGCACAAGGAGCAGCTGAAGAAGCTCCGCGCCAACGTGGACGTGCTGACCATGTCCGCCACGCCCATCCCGCGCACCCTGGAGATGGCGGTCACCGGCATCCGCGAGATGTCCACGATCACCACCCCGCCGGAGGAGCGCCATCCGGTGCTGACCTTCGTCGGTCCGTACGAGCAGAAGCAGATCGGCGCCGCCATCCGGCGCGAACTGCTCCGCGAGGGCCAGGTCTTCTACATCCACAACCGGGTGGAGTCCATCGACCGGGCCGCCGCCCGGCTGCGCGAGATCGTCCCCGAGGCGCGGATCGCCACCGCCCACGGGCAGATGTCGGAGGGCGCGCTGGAGCAGGTCGTGGTCGACTTCTGGGAGAAGAAGTTCGACGTCCTGGTCTCCACCACCATCGTCGAGTCCGGGATCGACATCTCCAACGCCAACACCCTGATCGTCGAGCGCGGCGACAACTTCGGCCTCTCCCAGCTGCACCAGCTGCGCGGCCGGGTCGGGCGAGGGCGCGAGCGCGGTTACGCGTACTTCCTCTACCCGCCCGAGAAGCCGCTCACGGAGACCGCCCATGAGCGGCTGGCCACGATCGCCCAGCACACCGAGATGGGCGCGGGCATGTACGTGGCGATGAAGGACCTGGAGATCCGCGGCGCGGGCAATCTGCTCGGCGGCGAGCAGTCCGGCCATATCGCGGGCGTCGGCTTCGACCTCTACGTCCGGATGGTCGGCGAGGCCGTCGCCGACTACCGGGCCTCGATCGAGGGCGGTGAGGAGGAGGAAGCGCCGCTGGAGGTCAAGATCGAGCTTCCGGTCGACGCGCACGTCCCGCACGACTACGCCCCCGGCGAGCGGCTGCGACTCCAGGCGTACCGGGCGATCGCCTCCGCCGGCAGCGAGGACGACATCCGCGCCGTCCGCGAGGAGCTCACCGACCGCTACGGCAAGCTCCCCGAGCCGGTGGAGAACCTCCTCCTGGTCGCCGGTCTGCGCCTGCTGGCCCGCGCCTGCGGCGTCACCGACATCACCCTCCAGGGCTCCAACATCCGCTTCTCCCCGGTGGAGCTCCGCGAATCCCAGGAGCTGCGCCTCAAGCGCCTCTACCAGCGCTCGATCATCAAGCCCGCCACCAAGCAGGTCCTGGTGCCCCGCCCCTCCACCGCCCGCATCGGCGGAAAGCCGCTGGTGGGGCGGGAGCTGCTGGCGTGGACCGGGGAGTTCCTGACGTCGATCCTGGGGTCGTGA
- a CDS encoding gas vesicle protein K yields MSAPIPDAPSRVSRVDIDRDSVGRDLVALVLTVVELLRQLMERQAIRRIDAGGLTEEQIERIGTTLMLLDQRMTELCDQHGLTPEDLNLDLGPLGTLLPRD; encoded by the coding sequence ATGAGCGCGCCGATCCCCGACGCCCCCTCCCGCGTGTCCCGCGTGGACATCGACCGCGACTCGGTCGGCCGCGACCTGGTGGCCCTGGTGCTGACGGTCGTCGAACTCCTCCGTCAGCTGATGGAGCGCCAGGCCATCCGCCGCATCGACGCGGGCGGCCTCACCGAGGAGCAGATCGAGCGCATCGGCACCACGCTGATGCTGCTCGACCAGCGCATGACGGAGCTGTGCGACCAGCACGGCCTGACCCCGGAAGACCTCAACCTGGACCTCGGCCCCCTGGGCACCCTGCTCCCCCGCGACTGA
- a CDS encoding VOC family protein, whose translation MPTTIEGPDFIALQVRDVEAAAAFCETHLGLRRAPASPPGAVVFTTEPIPFAVREPLPGVDLDGVARPGLGVALWFRTADAQALHDQLAAAGVPILSPPQDSPFGRTFTFTGPEGYALTAHGG comes from the coding sequence GTGCCCACCACCATCGAAGGCCCCGACTTCATCGCCTTGCAGGTACGCGATGTCGAGGCGGCGGCCGCCTTCTGCGAAACCCACCTCGGCCTGCGGCGGGCACCGGCCTCGCCGCCCGGTGCGGTGGTGTTCACCACCGAGCCGATCCCGTTCGCCGTCCGCGAGCCGCTGCCGGGCGTGGACCTCGACGGCGTCGCACGTCCCGGGCTCGGAGTGGCCCTGTGGTTCCGCACCGCGGACGCCCAGGCACTGCACGACCAGCTCGCCGCCGCCGGGGTGCCCATCCTCAGCCCGCCCCAGGACAGCCCCTTCGGCCGTACGTTCACCTTCACCGGCCCGGAGGGCTACGCCCTCACGGCACACGGAGGCTGA
- a CDS encoding MarR family winged helix-turn-helix transcriptional regulator, with translation MRDRTPVPPPHPADDVTEHVGYRLKRAAAALRGAMDKALREHGLTVPQYACLELLDERPGLSNAELARSTFVTRQSMNVVLRGLQDADLISRPATTDHGRALPAHLTEHGRERLHAARSAVYAIERTMVGALPQRRLAALLTDLDRMAEALGG, from the coding sequence ATGAGAGACCGGACCCCCGTGCCCCCGCCGCACCCCGCCGACGACGTCACCGAGCATGTGGGCTACCGCCTCAAACGCGCCGCCGCGGCGCTGCGCGGCGCCATGGACAAGGCCCTGCGCGAGCACGGGCTGACGGTGCCGCAGTACGCCTGCCTCGAACTCCTCGACGAGCGGCCCGGCCTGTCCAACGCCGAGCTCGCCCGCTCCACGTTCGTCACCCGGCAGTCCATGAACGTCGTCCTCCGCGGCCTCCAGGACGCGGACCTGATCTCCCGGCCCGCCACCACCGACCACGGCCGCGCGCTCCCCGCCCACCTCACCGAGCACGGCCGCGAACGGCTCCACGCGGCCCGGTCCGCCGTCTACGCCATCGAACGGACAATGGTCGGCGCCCTTCCGCAGCGGCGCCTGGCAGCCCTCCTCACCGACCTCGACCGCATGGCGGAAGCCCTCGGCGGCTGA
- a CDS encoding GvpL/GvpF family gas vesicle protein, translating into MTAPAPAPQSVYVYGVVRASHAVPPGRTGVGERPAPVRTVRAGALAAVISDAPARLRAKRRDLLAHQDLALTLGRDGPVLPMRFGMVAPDEEAVRRQLLCTQNDCLAALERVDGRIEMNLKALPTEAGLGALVREDPEVSRLRTAARRAPGYEASVRLGEAVARGLKRRAAAAAATVLAELSAVADATVHGPEVEGCVLNASFLLDLRAQRRFEGAVERLAAAHRDRAELRLTGPLPCYSFTEGRA; encoded by the coding sequence ATGACCGCGCCCGCGCCCGCACCGCAGAGCGTGTACGTCTACGGCGTCGTCCGCGCCTCCCATGCGGTGCCGCCCGGCCGCACCGGAGTAGGCGAGCGGCCCGCCCCGGTCCGTACCGTCCGGGCCGGAGCGCTGGCCGCGGTGATCAGCGACGCTCCCGCCCGGCTGCGCGCCAAGCGCCGCGACCTCCTCGCCCACCAGGACCTGGCCCTGACGCTGGGGCGGGACGGTCCGGTGCTGCCGATGCGCTTCGGCATGGTCGCCCCCGACGAGGAGGCGGTGCGGCGGCAGTTGCTGTGCACACAGAACGACTGCCTGGCCGCGCTCGAACGCGTCGACGGGCGGATCGAGATGAACCTCAAGGCGCTGCCCACCGAGGCCGGCCTGGGCGCGCTGGTACGGGAGGACCCGGAGGTGAGCCGGTTGCGCACGGCCGCGCGCCGGGCCCCGGGGTACGAGGCCAGCGTGCGGCTCGGGGAGGCCGTGGCGCGCGGGCTGAAGCGCCGGGCGGCGGCGGCCGCGGCCACGGTGCTCGCGGAGCTCTCGGCCGTGGCGGACGCCACCGTGCACGGCCCGGAGGTCGAGGGGTGCGTACTCAACGCCTCGTTCCTGCTGGACCTGCGCGCGCAGCGGCGGTTCGAGGGCGCCGTGGAACGCCTCGCGGCCGCCCACCGCGACCGGGCCGAACTGCGTCTCACCGGTCCGCTGCCCTGCTACAGCTTCACGGAAGGCCGGGCCTGA
- a CDS encoding gas vesicle protein GvpG: MGVLSQVVLFPLAPVRGVVWVAERVRDMAEEEMCHPSVLRARLAALNEALESEAIGPEEFDREEDRLLDLLERSGGRGGRAGVRTP; the protein is encoded by the coding sequence ATGGGCGTACTGAGCCAGGTCGTCCTCTTCCCGCTGGCGCCGGTGCGCGGGGTGGTGTGGGTCGCGGAGCGCGTGCGGGACATGGCGGAGGAGGAGATGTGCCATCCGTCGGTGCTGCGCGCCCGGCTCGCCGCGCTGAACGAGGCCCTGGAGTCGGAGGCGATCGGCCCGGAGGAGTTCGACCGGGAGGAGGACCGGCTGCTGGATCTGCTGGAGCGCTCGGGCGGCCGGGGAGGAAGGGCGGGGGTGCGGACGCCATGA
- a CDS encoding gas vesicle protein, producing the protein MGPLGVPLVDLLDRVLATGVVISGDLVIAIAEVPLVRLSLHALLSSVNERVQAPWTDSGPL; encoded by the coding sequence CTGGGCCCGCTCGGCGTCCCCCTCGTGGACCTCCTGGACCGGGTGCTCGCCACCGGCGTCGTCATCAGCGGCGACCTGGTCATCGCGATCGCCGAGGTCCCCCTCGTCCGCCTCTCCCTGCACGCCCTTCTCTCCTCGGTCAACGAACGGGTCCAGGCCCCATGGACCGACAGCGGCCCACTATGA
- the gvpJ gene encoding gas vesicle protein GvpJ — protein MPTGTYTEEVVCVQRTGTLYDCLELILDRGMVIDVFIRVSLVGIEILKIDARIVVASVDTYLRFAEACNRLDLEFDRSSTTVPELLGGVAGGGGSPAGRMATGLGKKKAKKAVAGVGEKVKRAVGADEDEEEGEREERESRPRRRTAPTRRRSASASEPSEED, from the coding sequence ATGCCCACTGGCACTTACACGGAAGAAGTCGTCTGCGTCCAGCGGACCGGCACCCTCTACGACTGCCTGGAACTCATCCTCGACCGGGGCATGGTGATCGACGTCTTCATCCGGGTCTCCCTCGTCGGCATCGAGATCCTGAAGATCGACGCCCGGATCGTGGTCGCCAGCGTGGACACGTACCTCCGCTTCGCCGAGGCCTGCAACCGCCTGGACCTCGAGTTCGACCGCAGCAGCACGACCGTTCCCGAGCTGCTGGGCGGGGTCGCGGGCGGCGGCGGGAGTCCGGCCGGGCGGATGGCCACGGGCCTCGGCAAGAAGAAGGCCAAGAAGGCGGTGGCGGGCGTGGGCGAGAAGGTCAAGCGGGCCGTCGGGGCCGATGAGGACGAGGAAGAGGGGGAGCGGGAGGAGCGGGAGAGCCGCCCCCGGCGGCGCACCGCCCCCACCCGCCGCCGTTCCGCTTCCGCGTCCGAGCCTTCCGAGGAGGACTGA
- a CDS encoding gas vesicle protein — protein sequence MTERDLVHPPSVTDERHPSDLAEILERVLDKGIVIAGDIKIDLLDIELLTIRLRLFISSVDTARKAGIDWWETDPALSSRAARDTLAQENAELRTRLHALESRIGAEELSTVGAAEEERHP from the coding sequence ATGACCGAACGCGACCTGGTCCACCCCCCGTCCGTGACTGACGAGCGGCACCCCTCCGACCTCGCCGAGATCCTGGAGCGGGTCCTGGACAAGGGCATCGTGATCGCCGGGGACATCAAGATCGACCTGCTGGACATCGAACTGCTCACCATCCGGCTGCGGTTGTTCATCTCCTCCGTGGACACCGCCCGCAAGGCCGGAATCGACTGGTGGGAAACCGATCCCGCGCTCTCGTCGCGCGCCGCGCGGGACACCCTCGCCCAGGAGAACGCGGAACTGCGGACGCGGCTTCACGCCCTGGAGTCACGGATCGGCGCGGAGGAGCTGAGCACGGTCGGCGCGGCCGAGGAGGAGAGGCACCCATGA